DNA sequence from the SAR202 cluster bacterium genome:
CGCGGGGGTAACCCCCCCCCCCCCCCCCCCCCCCCCCCCCGCCCCCTACCCCCCCCCCCCCCCCCACCCCCCGCCAGGGCCCTGAACAGTTCCGCTCTCAACTTCTCACCTTCGTACAGGACATGAACGCCTTATCGGGGGACCTCGGGCCTTACCTCCCTGCCAATTACCAGGCTCACTATAATCAGGCCATCAGGTCCATCAACTCGGCCTCCCATGAAGACCTGGCTAGCGTGGAGGCTATCTATCCCAAGGACCGCTCCTTCTGGAACGCCCCCCGGGAAATACGCTTCGGTCTGGAGGCCCAAGCCTTCGCCCTCAACTCATCAAACCAGGGCGCAGCCGGCCTCCTATCCTCTTCACCCGCTTCCATCCAGGGATCCCCCCTGGCGGCGGAGACTTGTCCCACGCCGCATCCCTACGAGGATCTCTGGGACCTCCGAGACATAGAGTTCGCGGCCAAGTTGGCCCACGAAGTTGCCTCAGTGGACCCCACCGGAATTGCGTCGGCTATCACTATAACGCCCTATTCCATCGCCGCCTCCGCCCTCTACGCCGCCGAGTCCGCCTACGAAAGGTGGGACGATTGCGAGACAGGCAATCTCTTCGAGCAGTTGGACGTGGAAGTCTCCTCCAGGGCCTCGGAGACCAGCGTCAACAATGTGCATACCAGCGTGAACAACCTGCAAACCTCCGTTAACCAGATTAACACCACCCTCACCGCCCTTAGCGCCGATGGGTCTCTGGATGAGCTCTTGACCAAGGTCAACGCCATTGACGCCACCCTGGACGGCGCCATTCCCACCAAGAATGGCCCCCTGTCCGGGGTCCCCAGCATCTTCACCGGCGCCGGCTTCACGGGGACCGAGCATGTCATAAGCGGTGACATCTCCTGCCTTTCGGCAATAGACCCGTCCCACCCCCTGATCTTCGGTATCCGCTCCCTTAAAGTCCCCGCAGGGACAGCCCTCTTCCTCTATAGGCACTGCGACTTCACTTCACCCTTCAAGGTCTACCACTCCAATGTCTCTAACTGGTTAGCTTCCAACCCTGGGGACCTGAGCTTCGGTGTCCACTCCATAAAGGTAGTCAGGACGCCAACCCAGCTCCCGGACAAGGTGGCCTCCCAGGTCTCCCTTAATGCCGCCCAGGATGCTCTGGACGCCATCGAGGCCAAACTGGACGTCCTTAGTATAGGGTCGGCGAACGTTTCCCTGACGGCTATTGAATCCTCCCTCCCCAGAAAGAACCTGTCCGGGCCGGTGACCATCTTCTTGGGTCCCAATTACACCGGTCAGTCCGCTGTCATTTCGCAGGACACCAACTGCACCTTCTGCGACCCCAACCTCTCTGTGTTCCATCAAAAGGTCCGGTCTATTAGGGTATCTCCAGGGACCTCCGCCGTCTTGTACCTGGGCGCCTTCTACGCAGCCTCTTCCAAGACCTTCAATGTGGACACCCCGGACATCCCCGCCAACGCCTTCTTGGGCGGCTCCATCAAGGTCACCCGTACCCAGGGCAGCTTCCCGGACACCATCGCCTCCCAGGTCAGCCTGGACAGCCACGCCACCACCATCACCAACGCCATCACAGCGATTGAGACAAAGCTCAACACTATCGAGCCAAAGAAGCAGGTCATATCGGGTCCTGTGGTGCTATGCACTATCCCTAACTTCTTTAGCTGCGCGTGGACCATCGGGTTCGATGCAGGCATTCCAGGGTCCGGGCCGGTGCAAGTGCAGTTGTCGACAGGGCCTTTGGATGTCGACCCCGGAATACTGGCCTGCATACAGGAAACCGGCCACTTTTCAAACTTGGGCCACCCCGTCCTCGGTGGTGTGCAGCGCAGCAGCGCCCTCGCCTCTGTTCGCGTGCCCCCCGGCTCAAAGCTTGAGCTTTTCGGCGCCTGCAACTTCCAGAACAAGATAAGGGAGTACACTACCGACACCCCAAACACCGGCGATGTCGGTCTCGTCTACTCCATGCGCGTCACCCGGACCACCAGCAGCGTGCCCGACGTCATCGCCTCCCAGGCCAGCGTTGATAGCCTGGCGGCCAAAATTAACTCTCTCTCCCTGACCGGGGTAAACGCCGCCATCCAGGCCATCGAGGCCAAGCTGGACGCTATCGACCTCTCCAACCTGGACGCGCCTGTCTCCACCCGCGCCCAGCAGAGCACCCTGGTCTCCCGCGCCAACTCCATAGACGCCGCCCTCGCCGCCTTGGAGGGCAAGCTGGACTCCCTGAACTCCCAATTCGACGCCTTCGACGTGGACGTTCGCGGCGCCTTGCAGGCCATGAGCAACGCCGACAACGCCCACGATGCCCAGTTCGACAGCTTTGACGTGGACGTTCGCGGCGCCCTCCAAAATCATGGCAACGCTCTGAACGCCCTGGAAGCCAAGCTGGACAATATGGCCTCCCAGAACACCAGCACCGGCGAAGTCTTTCAGTCCCTGGTCACCAGCGTCATCGACCGCGTTAAGATTGACCTGGACATCGTGGAGGTCAAAGAAAAGTCTCGATGGCTCATCGCCTGCTCCGAGGCTGGCGCTCCCGTCAGCGGCGTCCAGTTCACCAGCTTCCTTGCCATTAACACCAACGGCAACGGCGCTCCCCAGGTGACCAACGTCACCTCCAGCCTCACCGTCACTGAGGTTGCCCCCGGCCTCTACGACGTGCGTGTAAGCCTGCCTAACAGCGCCAACAGCGCCAGTTCCTTCCGCATCTCCGTCTCCCGCACCTTCAATTCAGACCTGGGGTCTGTGACGCATCATGGGACAGCGTTGTTTAGCAGAAATGCGAGCAACAACCTCAACTAACCTTTAACTTGCTCTTCGTCAAAGGGAGCCGTATAACCTGAGATTATTCAGGGCACGGCTCCCTTTGAGTCTTTGTTCCCGCCTCGTTAGGATATGCAGGTTTTATTTCCTATCACCTAACTGTTATGGAGGATTGGAATGCTCCGTTATATTGTCGGACTCTCCCTGGTCGTCCTTATTCTCCTCGGCGCCGTCGTCGCCTTATCCCTTGAAGTGTACCGGGGCGGCACTGAAGACTCCGTCAAGACTAAACAGTTGGAGCTGGTGGACAACAACGGCGTCCCCCGGGCGCTCTTCACCACCATCGCCGGCGGCCGTCCTAGCCTCACCATGCTGGACGAAAACGGCCAGAACCGCGCCCTCCTCTTCCTCAGCGACAACGGCGCCCCCAATCTGGTCCTGGTTGACAACGGGCGCTTCGTCATACTGGACGCCAACGGCCAGGTCCGCAGCGCCCAGCGCGTCGACGCCGCCGGCAGCCCCATCCTCACCCTCCACGACTCCGCTGGCGTAGTCCGCACCCTCCTCCGCCTCAACCCCGCCGGCGACGCCATCCAGGAAATCCACGACGCCACCGGCCGCGTCATCTGGTCCGCCCTCCCCACCCCCGCCCCATAACCTTCATTACATCTTTATTTTCCAAGGTAGGGTTCGTGTCATTGCTATGAAAATAGGTTTAAGGACACGACTGGTTGCCCTCTGGTCTCTTCCCCCCTTGAATGCGTGGTGCTAATTGGGGTTCGACAAGCATGAAAGGATTAGTAGCCTCCAAGAAACTTCCTTCCCCCTTGATGTTGAGCACCTTAACCTGGTCATATCAATCGAAATCCCGATGTTAATCGGGAGGGGAAGGCGCAGGATGAGGGTGAAACACTAGCTCAACAGTCCTTTATCAATTCTACCTGTATCAATTCTACCTGCCATTAGCGTGCCTGGCGGGGCTCCCTTTCCCCTCCCGCCCTTCCACTCCCTCACCCATCCGCCCTATAATTCCCCCAAACCCTTCCTTCGGAGGCCCCATGCCCGCCACCCGCACCCGCGCCAACACCCGCTCCCACTCCAGCCCCATGATCGACGGCCCGGACCGCGCCCCCTCCCGCGCCATGCTCCGCGCCACCGGCCTCGGCGACCGCGATCTGGGCCAGCCCTTCGTCGGCGTCGCCAACCTCGCTAGCGACGTCACCCCTTGCAACGTCCACCTCAGCCTCGTCGCCCAGGCCGCCAAGGAAGGCATCCACGACGCCTCCGGCACCCCCTTCATGTTCGGCACCATCACCGTCAGCGACGCCGTCTCCATGGGCACCCAGGGCATGAAAGCCTCCCTTATCAGCCGAGAGGTCATCGCCGACTCCATCGAGCTCGTCGCCTTCGCCGAAGGTTTCGACGCCGTGGTCCCCGTCGCCGGCTGCGACAAGAATATGCCCGGCACCATCATGGCCCTCGCCCGCCTCAACCTCCCCGCCGTCTTCGTCTACGGCGGCACGATAATGCCTGGCAGCTACAACGGTAAAGACATCAATATCCAGGACGTTTTCGAGGCCGTCGGCGCCTACGCCAAAGGTAAAATCGACGCCAATCAGCTCCGCGATATCGAATGCACCGCCTGCCCGGGCGCCGGCTCCTGCGCCGGCCTCTTCACCGCCAACACCATGTCCTCCGCTATCGAGGCCCTGGGCATGGCCCTCCCCGGCGACGCCTCTATCCCCGCCGTCGATGGCCGTAAGCTCCAGGCCGCCCGCCGCGCCGGTGAGGCCGTTATGACCCTCCTTGAGCGCGGCATTAAGCCCCGCGACATCATCACCAAGAAGTCCATCGAAAACGCCATCACCATCGTCTGCGCCATGGGCGGCTCCACCAACGCCGTCCTCCACTTCCTAGCCATCGCCCGCGAGGCCGGCGTTGACCTCTCCATCGACGACTTCGACCGTATCAGCCGCCGCACCCCCTACATCACCGACATGCGCCCCGGCGGTCGATTTGTCCAGGCCGACCTGGACCGCATCGGCGGCGTCCCCATCGTTATGAAGCGGCTCCTCGACGCCGGACTCCTCCACGGCGACTGCCTCACCGTCACTGGCAAGACCGTCTCCGAAAACCTCAAGGATGTGGACGGCGCTGTCCAGAACCCCATCGTCTCCTCCATCGACAAACCCTTCGGCAACGAGGGCGGCCTCGCTATCTTAAAAGGAAACCTCGCCCCCGAAGGCTGTGTCGTCAAAATCGCCGGCAAGAAGCACCTCTACCAGAAAGGCCCCGCCCGGGTCTTCGACACCGAGGAGGACGCCTTCAAGGCTATCCAGGCCCGCAAAATCAAGGAAGGCGATATCGTTGTCATACGATATGAAGGCCCCAAGGGCGGCCCCGGTATGCGCGAGATGCTAGGCGTCACCGCCGCCCTCATCGGCCAGGGCCTCGGCGAAAGCGTCGCCCTCGTCACCGACGGCCGCTTCTCCGGCGCCACCCACGGCCTCATGGCCGGCCATGTCGCCCCCGAGGCCGCGGTTGGCGGGCCCATCGCCCTCCTCCATGAAGGCGACACCATCCTCTTCGACGTCCCCAACCGCCGCCTGGACATCCAAGTCCCCGACGCCGAACTCGAGAAGCGACGCAAGGCCTGGAAACCCAAACCCTCCGCCTACACCGCCGGCGCCTTGGCCAAATACGCCCGCCTGGTCTCCTCCGCCTCCCACGGTGCCGTCACCTGGTAGCGCCATGTCATTCTGAGCAACGCGAAGAATCTGTTTCCACTGAAACGTTGCCTCCATCTTTTGCTAGGTGGCCTCACTACTGACGTAGGGGCGAGGTCGCTCCACCACCGCTATTCCCTATACAATGTGGAGGCTCGATTTATTGGCCCTCGCCCCTACCCTCGCTCCTGGACGCTACATGCTACAATAAGTCATACCAACACAGGAAAGTCATACCATGTCCAGAAAAGTAGGAACTAAAGGCCAAATCGTCATAGAAAAACCCATCCGTGACAAGCTCGGCATCAAGCCCGGGTCCCTCGCCATCCAGCGGATAGTTGATGGCCGAGTGGAGATCCAATTTTTCCCACCGGAGCATAATCGTTCCCTTGCCGGCAGCCTCGCCCCCTACATCAAGCGCAGAATCCGTTCTGAAGAAGAGTGGCGTGAAGCCAGGGAGATGGCCTGGGCGGAGGCTGCCAGGGAAAAGATGGAGAGGCTAAATAAAAGCAAGTGAGCGGCTTTCTGGATACCAGTGCCCTCCTCCGCTACCTTACCGGTGACCTTGAGCCGCAGGCCCGACAAGCTGCCGCTCTGATAGAAAGCGACGAGGAGCTCTTAATTACCAGCGTTGTGCTTGCTGAAGCTGCTTATGCTTTAAACCAGTTTTATGGTGTGGAGAGGGCTAAGATTGTCGATTACCTGGTTGCTTTCCTGCAGAGGGCTAATATTGAGACCTTTGACATGGATAAGTCCGAAGCTCTGCAAGGCCTAATGATGTGCCGCCCATCGGGGAGGGTCTCCTTTGCAGATGCCCTTATCTGGGCCGCCGCCCGCTCATCTCCGCAGAATACCGTCTATTCCTTTGACCAGGCGTTCCCCAGAGAAGGTCTAGAAGTGAGGACGCCTCCCTAACCCTGTCCCGTCATCTCCTCCTCCCCCATCCCCAACAGCCCCAACAAATTCCGGCTCGTCACCTCCGCCACCTCCTCCGTTCCCATCCCCTTAATCTCCCCCAGCTTCTCCGCCACCATCCGCACGTGGTGCGGCTCCGTCCAGCTATGGCGATGCCTCTTGAACGGCTGCGGATAGCAGTCCGTCTCCATCACAATCCGTTCCATCGGCAGACCCTTCGCCACCTCTTGCAACTCCGGCAGCCTTAGCAGCGGCTTTGCCAGCGATATGTAGAACCCCAGGTCCAGCACCTGCCGCGCCGTTTCCGCATCCCCCTGGAAATAGTGCATCACCCCGCCAATCTCCTCCGCCCTCTCCTCCCTCAGCACCTGTATCATCTCCGGGTGCGACTCCCTCGAATGAAAAATAATCGGCTTCTTTAGTTCGCGGGCCAGCCCTATCTGCCGTCGAAGCGCCTGGTACTGCACATCCCTCGGCGGCGACGTGGGCAGAAAGTCCAGCCCAATCTCGCTCACGCACACTACCTTCGAGTTCGACGACGCCATCTCCGCCATCTCGCGGTACGTCGTGTCGTCCAGTGGCCTCTTCAGGTCCATGGGATGCAGTCCCACGCCGGCGTATATCACTGGATAACGCTTCGTCATCTCCACGCACGCCCTCGACGACTCAAGCGTCGTCCCCGCGCAAATAATCAACCCCACCCCGGCCTCCATCGCCCGTCCGATAACCTCCGGAATCTCAATGGGCGGGAACTGGTCCAAGTGCGTATGCGAGTCGGTCAGCAACTCTTATCAACCTCTATCGCCTGGTATCAGCCTAAATTATACTAGGTTCACATTTTCAGGGAGTTAATCCTGACGTCTGCTCCCATTATTCTCCTGCGATTCCTCAAAAAGTGGGCCTTCTGGTGGCCCCTCCAGCTAGCCGCCGCCATCCTCTTCAGCCTCGGCCTCGGCTGGCTTGCGATACGCGATATCCAGTGGGGCATCGTCCAAGACCAGTTCCAGGACTTCCCCCTCGGCTACGCCGCTATCGCCCTGGCCGTTTTCATGGCCGCCTGTGTCCTTCGCGCCTACCGATGGCAAAAGCTCTTCCTGACCGACCGCATATCTGTGCGCCGGCTCTTCCTGGTGCAGCATGTAGGCCTGGGCCTCAACAACCTGGTCCCCGTCCGCCTTTTTAGCGAGGTGGCCCAGTTCACTCTCCTTCGATGGCGTTACAACGTCAGCGGCCCCGCCGCCATCGCCACCCTCAGCATTGAACGAATCCTGGACTTGGTCGTCACCACCACCATCCTCCTCGCCGGCCTCACCCTCATCCCCCAAAGAGGCGATGTACTGCCCTACGTCGTCGGCGCCTTCATCGTCGCCCTCCTCTCCCTGGTGCTGGTCAGGGCCTTTATCTGGGCCAGCCGCCGCCCTCTTCTCATGCGAATCGGCATTCTTGTTCAGGTCGCCTCCTCGTTCGTAGACCTGGCGAAAGCCAGGCGGGCCATAATCTCCTCCCTGCTCCTTACCCTCGCCTACTGGCTGGGCGTGGGCTTTGCTGCCTGGATTCTCGCCCACGGCATGGACCTGGGCATCTCCCCCTTCCAGGCCACCATCGCCATCCTCGGCAGCCTCTACGTCGCCACCTCCCTGCCCGCCCTGCCCGCCGCCGTCGGCACCTTTGAATTCGGCGTCGTCTACGTCCTCAAGCTCTTTAACATAGACGCCGAGGCAGCCTTCAGCTTCGCCCTGGTCATCCACGCCATCCTCTTCCTCCCTCCCATCATCGTCGCCCTAATTTATCTTCCCACCGTCGGCCTAAGCATCTTTAAACCCCGCCACGCCGTAGATAACTTAAGGCAACCCAACAGCCCCCAGGAGTCCCCATCTTAAAGGTAGCTTGCTCAGGCCGTAACATACCCAAGAGTGTCATAGAGACATCCCATGCTAGTCGAGGATCGAGTTTGATGATAAGTAAGGCGTATTGTCATTCTGAGCGGAGTCGGTACTCCGACGTAGTCGAGGGATCTGTTCTGCCTGCAACCCAACTCTCGCCGTCGGATGCCACGGTGCCATCACTGTGTAGGGGCGAGGTCACCTCGCCCGTCCCTTCCATCCTCCCCTCATGAAACCCCTCCTCCTCTCCCTCCTCACCATCCTCTCCCTCCTCCTTGCCGCCTGCACCGGCGACGCTGGCACTACCCCAAGCCCCACGGGGCGGGGGCCGAGCGAAGCGAGTCCTGAGCCTGTCGAAGGACCCACCGTCACCGCATCTCCAACCCCCGTCATATTCACCCCGCCTCCCGCCACCCCCGGCGGCGTCCTCACCGCCGTCGTCACCACCGACATTCCCCACCGCGACTTCCACCAGACCATCTCCGAGACCCTGGCCACTCGAGGCCCCGGCATCTCCTACAGCCGCCTCCTCCGCCTCAAGGACGCCCCCTCCGACAGCCAGCCCAGCCTCCTCCTCGAATGCGACGTGTGCCAGAGCTGGCAGATGCTGGACTCCAAGACCTACGTCTTCAAACTGCGCGAAGGCGTTCGATGGCAAAACCTCGCCCCTGTCCGGGGCCGCCGCCTGACCGCCGGCGACATCGCCTACAGCTACAATCGCCAGCGCACCGAAGGCTGGCCCGGCGCCCCTCTCCTCCAGGCCCTGGACTCCGCCCAGGCCACCGACGACCGCACCTTGAAGCTCACTCTAAAGCGCGCCGACGTAGACTTCCTCCTCGCCCTCGCCGACGGCCATTCCAAAATCGTCGCCAAAGAGGCAGTCGAGGCCAGCGGCGGCCTCAAGGAAGGCCCTGTCGTCGGCACCGGCCCCTGGATATGGCAGAGCACCACCCGCGGCGAAGGCTCCGAGTTCAAGGCCAACCCCAGCTACTTCGAAAAAGACCTCCCCTTCTTAGACCGGCTCTCCTTCCGGCTCATCACTGACCCCGAGACCCGCGTGGCCGCCCTCCTCGGCGGTGTCGTGGACGTTCTGGAGCTTCCCTCCCAGGCCTCCCAGGACCATAAGCAGCAGTTAAGCCATCTCCCTTCCTTTTTTTCTAAATGCGCCGGTCAGGGCGCCGTCCTCGCCATGAACGCCTCAAAGCCCCCCTTCAACGACGTATCCCGGCGCAGGGCTTTATTCGATCATCTCGGTGTCTACCAGGAATCCTTCTGGAAGGAACTCGGCTTTTTCGGCGTCGCCGCCATACCCGCCATTGAACCCTCTTGGTATCCCTCGGTAGGACACTATCAGTCCCCAAAAGATTTCGGAACGCCTGTGCCCCTAACAGGTGACACGATGAACGTTGAACTCACCGTCGCCGACTTCGGCGACGAATCTATAGACGTTGCCCGCAACTTTGAGGGAGAGTTGCGTGACGCCGGCTTCAATCCCACCTTGCGCATCCTGAATCCCGGCCAGTATTCCGAGCAGGTCTGGCAGCGCGGCGACTACCAGATTTTCATCGGCCCCGTCCCGCCCTCTTCCAGCCCCAACGGCTTCCTCTTCTCCGTCCTCCACAGCCGTGGCCAGTGGAACATCCTCCAGCACCAGGACACCGAGCTTGACCGCCTTATCGAAGCCCAGTCCACCCTTGAATACCACAGCCCCCAGCGTGCCGCCGCCGTCCGAGAAATCCATCGTCATCTTTTAGAACGGGCCTACCTTGTCAGCCTTCCCTCCCGCCCCATCCACTGGTCCCACCAGCCGCGAGTCCAAGGCTTCCACCCCAACCCCGCCAACTCTGAATACTTCTTCTGGGCCAGAACCTGGGTTAACTCCTAGTCTGCCCAT
Encoded proteins:
- a CDS encoding AbrB/MazE/SpoVT family DNA-binding domain-containing protein; translation: MSRKVGTKGQIVIEKPIRDKLGIKPGSLAIQRIVDGRVEIQFFPPEHNRSLAGSLAPYIKRRIRSEEEWREAREMAWAEAAREKMERLNKSK
- the ilvD gene encoding dihydroxy-acid dehydratase, producing MPATRTRANTRSHSSPMIDGPDRAPSRAMLRATGLGDRDLGQPFVGVANLASDVTPCNVHLSLVAQAAKEGIHDASGTPFMFGTITVSDAVSMGTQGMKASLISREVIADSIELVAFAEGFDAVVPVAGCDKNMPGTIMALARLNLPAVFVYGGTIMPGSYNGKDINIQDVFEAVGAYAKGKIDANQLRDIECTACPGAGSCAGLFTANTMSSAIEALGMALPGDASIPAVDGRKLQAARRAGEAVMTLLERGIKPRDIITKKSIENAITIVCAMGGSTNAVLHFLAIAREAGVDLSIDDFDRISRRTPYITDMRPGGRFVQADLDRIGGVPIVMKRLLDAGLLHGDCLTVTGKTVSENLKDVDGAVQNPIVSSIDKPFGNEGGLAILKGNLAPEGCVVKIAGKKHLYQKGPARVFDTEEDAFKAIQARKIKEGDIVVIRYEGPKGGPGMREMLGVTAALIGQGLGESVALVTDGRFSGATHGLMAGHVAPEAAVGGPIALLHEGDTILFDVPNRRLDIQVPDAELEKRRKAWKPKPSAYTAGALAKYARLVSSASHGAVTW
- a CDS encoding TatD family deoxyribonuclease, with amino-acid sequence MLTDSHTHLDQFPPIEIPEVIGRAMEAGVGLIICAGTTLESSRACVEMTKRYPVIYAGVGLHPMDLKRPLDDTTYREMAEMASSNSKVVCVSEIGLDFLPTSPPRDVQYQALRRQIGLARELKKPIIFHSRESHPEMIQVLREERAEEIGGVMHYFQGDAETARQVLDLGFYISLAKPLLRLPELQEVAKGLPMERIVMETDCYPQPFKRHRHSWTEPHHVRMVAEKLGEIKGMGTEEVAEVTSRNLLGLLGMGEEEMTGQG
- a CDS encoding flippase-like domain-containing protein encodes the protein MFRELILTSAPIILLRFLKKWAFWWPLQLAAAILFSLGLGWLAIRDIQWGIVQDQFQDFPLGYAAIALAVFMAACVLRAYRWQKLFLTDRISVRRLFLVQHVGLGLNNLVPVRLFSEVAQFTLLRWRYNVSGPAAIATLSIERILDLVVTTTILLAGLTLIPQRGDVLPYVVGAFIVALLSLVLVRAFIWASRRPLLMRIGILVQVASSFVDLAKARRAIISSLLLTLAYWLGVGFAAWILAHGMDLGISPFQATIAILGSLYVATSLPALPAAVGTFEFGVVYVLKLFNIDAEAAFSFALVIHAILFLPPIIVALIYLPTVGLSIFKPRHAVDNLRQPNSPQESPS
- a CDS encoding type II toxin-antitoxin system VapC family toxin, with the protein product MSGFLDTSALLRYLTGDLEPQARQAAALIESDEELLITSVVLAEAAYALNQFYGVERAKIVDYLVAFLQRANIETFDMDKSEALQGLMMCRPSGRVSFADALIWAAARSSPQNTVYSFDQAFPREGLEVRTPP